In a single window of the Verrucomicrobiaceae bacterium genome:
- a CDS encoding DUF1501 domain-containing protein has product MDRRAFLTASTAGLASLGFKGGARATTAPAVSLPTLAKPAKSTVLFFLCGGSSHIDMWDMKPEAPLEYRGEFKPMRTTGDDIVLCEHLPLLAKQAHHFAMIHGVTDGGRATGDHHAGYYYNLTGHAPDPTFKQQGNDRRPYPEDWPYMGSVVAMKRPQHPTLPSLITLPHKPSKLPFTRPGQFAGRIGMEYDPFLLNGSFDQPLNFAAPTISIGGSMTAQRMQDRKGLLAALNSARRDLDHEAAIQNYAKQQERAFDLLSSTSTVNAFDIQSEPLALRERYGQDINGMSLLMARRMVEAGVPFITVFWKEDEGLHKKCKSAGGWDTHGNNFNCLRENLLPQFDRGFSAFLEDLSARGLLDETLVLVTSEMGRMPKVGDRRSGGPGGAGRDHWTACMSVLMAGAGIQGGRVIGETDARAEYPKDRPIYPEDITKTVYYAMGIDNLEAKDKLGRAYNLLDEGKALTELF; this is encoded by the coding sequence ATGGACCGCCGGGCCTTCTTGACGGCCTCGACGGCGGGACTGGCATCCCTGGGCTTCAAAGGTGGAGCGCGAGCAACCACCGCCCCTGCCGTGAGCCTCCCCACACTGGCAAAACCGGCCAAATCGACGGTGTTGTTCTTTTTATGCGGCGGCTCGTCCCACATCGACATGTGGGATATGAAGCCAGAGGCACCGCTGGAGTATCGCGGGGAGTTCAAGCCGATGCGCACCACCGGCGACGACATCGTGCTCTGTGAGCACCTGCCCCTGCTGGCAAAGCAGGCCCACCACTTCGCCATGATCCACGGCGTGACGGATGGTGGCCGCGCCACGGGGGATCATCACGCCGGCTATTATTACAACCTCACCGGCCACGCCCCAGACCCCACCTTTAAGCAGCAGGGCAATGACCGCCGTCCGTATCCAGAGGACTGGCCTTACATGGGCAGCGTCGTCGCGATGAAGCGCCCGCAGCACCCCACGCTGCCATCCCTCATCACCCTGCCGCACAAGCCCAGTAAGCTGCCCTTCACACGTCCAGGGCAGTTCGCAGGCCGTATCGGCATGGAGTACGATCCATTCCTGCTCAATGGCAGCTTTGACCAGCCGCTGAATTTTGCCGCACCGACGATCAGCATCGGCGGCAGCATGACGGCACAGCGCATGCAGGACCGCAAAGGGCTACTGGCCGCACTGAACAGCGCCCGCCGCGATCTGGATCACGAGGCAGCCATCCAAAACTACGCCAAACAACAGGAGCGAGCCTTTGACCTGCTCTCCTCCACCAGCACGGTGAACGCCTTTGACATCCAGAGTGAGCCCCTCGCCCTGCGTGAGCGCTACGGCCAGGACATCAATGGCATGAGCCTCCTCATGGCCCGCCGCATGGTCGAGGCCGGCGTGCCCTTCATCACCGTCTTTTGGAAAGAAGACGAAGGCCTGCACAAAAAATGCAAAAGCGCCGGAGGCTGGGACACGCATGGAAACAACTTCAACTGCCTACGCGAAAACCTCCTCCCGCAGTTCGACCGTGGCTTCAGCGCCTTTCTCGAAGACCTCTCCGCACGCGGATTGCTCGATGAGACACTCGTCCTCGTCACCAGCGAGATGGGCCGCATGCCCAAAGTGGGTGATCGCCGCAGTGGTGGCCCCGGCGGTGCCGGGCGTGATCACTGGACCGCCTGCATGAGTGTGCTGATGGCCGGAGCAGGCATCCAGGGTGGCCGAGTCATCGGCGAAACCGATGCCCGTGCCGAATACCCCAAAGACCGCCCCATTTACCCCGAAGACATCACCAAAACAGTCTATTACGCCATGGGCATCGACAACCTCGAAGCCAAAGACAAACTTGGCCGCGCCTACAACCTGCTCGATGAGGGCAAAGCGCTAACCGAGCTGTTTTGA
- a CDS encoding M48 family metalloprotease produces MPHTLTPLPQHRELADWLRREEKEVWSWFAQKETEVADLEQVRLSLLRDNYRLEAAAHPEEFREIAAACEALQIKAAVFAYQAQHQSEPNAAVCHLPGEAHVIFSGPILSLLSAEELRAVIGHELAHHHLWQMENGDFLLADRILLASASHPAAEATHMQSARVWRLATELFADRGAYLATGSLEAAVGGLVKTTTGLAQVSAKSYLAQAEEIFSKSKPKTDRLSHPETFIRARALQLWVDEDAALESIIARMLDFDEGLDDLTLVQQAELSALTRRFLAHLLSPDWFQTEAVLAHARLFFREFKPAADAAILTELTERPASHREYFAQLMLDFCSVDPDLDDAPIERCLEFARDLECIGTFEKLLTKELKVKAKTLKKLKEALA; encoded by the coding sequence ATGCCGCATACTCTCACCCCACTCCCACAACATCGCGAACTCGCGGATTGGCTGCGCCGTGAGGAAAAAGAGGTCTGGAGCTGGTTTGCTCAAAAGGAAACCGAGGTCGCAGATTTGGAGCAGGTGAGACTCTCACTGCTGCGTGATAATTATCGACTGGAGGCGGCGGCACACCCAGAGGAGTTTCGCGAGATCGCGGCAGCATGTGAGGCCCTACAGATCAAGGCGGCGGTCTTTGCCTATCAGGCACAGCACCAGTCGGAGCCGAATGCAGCCGTGTGCCATCTGCCCGGCGAGGCGCATGTCATTTTCTCTGGCCCCATCCTCTCGCTGCTGTCGGCGGAGGAGTTGCGGGCCGTGATCGGTCATGAGCTGGCTCATCATCATCTCTGGCAGATGGAAAACGGTGATTTTTTGCTCGCAGATCGCATTTTACTCGCCTCCGCCTCGCATCCTGCGGCTGAGGCGACTCATATGCAGAGTGCCCGCGTGTGGCGACTGGCCACGGAGTTATTTGCGGATCGCGGGGCCTATTTGGCGACAGGCAGTTTGGAGGCAGCAGTCGGAGGTTTGGTCAAAACAACGACGGGATTGGCTCAAGTTAGCGCCAAGAGCTACTTGGCCCAGGCCGAGGAGATTTTTTCCAAATCCAAGCCGAAAACCGACCGGCTCTCCCATCCCGAGACCTTCATCCGTGCCCGTGCGCTTCAGCTCTGGGTCGATGAAGATGCCGCACTGGAGTCCATCATCGCCCGTATGCTCGATTTCGACGAGGGCCTCGACGATCTCACCCTCGTGCAGCAGGCGGAGCTTTCCGCCCTCACCCGCCGCTTTCTCGCGCATCTGCTCTCGCCCGATTGGTTTCAAACCGAAGCCGTACTCGCTCATGCCCGCCTCTTCTTCCGGGAGTTTAAACCCGCAGCCGATGCCGCGATCCTCACCGAACTCACCGAGCGTCCCGCCTCACACCGCGAATACTTCGCCCAGCTCATGCTCGACTTCTGCTCCGTCGATCCAGATCTCGACGATGCACCCATCGAGCGATGCCTGGAGTTCGCCCGGGATTTGGAATGCATCGGCACCTTCGAAAAGCTGCTCACCAAGGAGCTGAAGGTGAAAGCCAAGACACTCAAAAAGCTCAAGGAGGCACTGGCATGA
- a CDS encoding fatty acid desaturase, with the protein MTSSPAYSATATTKPQVSISEWKEIIAEFQIPSIPRSVWQMVNTFVPYVAVWFAMYWSLSISYWLTLAFAVLGGLFVVRSFIIFHDCGHGSFFKSKKANDIVGFITGIISFTPYSHWRWQHAVHHATSGDLDRRGDGDIWTMTVKEYQAATPRWKFFYRFARNPFVLFILAPLAIFLVYQRFPSPRAKGKDRTSVMRMNIALALMVAGMCWLCGWQNYLLMQIPVTLFAGMAGIWMFYVQHQYEDVYWEHRENWDYTTAALEGSSFYKLPRIFQWFTGNIGFHHIHHLGSKIPNYYLERCHYSHPMFYTVKPLTFLESLKCMKLRLWDEDRRKLIGWKEYNEVYGKKAAA; encoded by the coding sequence ATGACAAGTTCCCCTGCGTACTCCGCCACTGCTACGACTAAGCCCCAGGTTTCCATCAGCGAATGGAAAGAGATCATCGCCGAATTCCAGATACCATCCATCCCACGCTCGGTCTGGCAGATGGTGAATACCTTTGTCCCCTATGTGGCCGTTTGGTTTGCCATGTATTGGAGCCTATCCATCTCGTATTGGCTCACACTCGCCTTTGCCGTCCTCGGCGGACTCTTTGTCGTGCGCAGCTTCATCATTTTCCATGACTGTGGCCATGGCTCCTTCTTCAAATCAAAAAAGGCCAACGACATCGTCGGCTTCATCACCGGCATCATCTCCTTCACCCCATATAGTCACTGGCGCTGGCAGCACGCCGTCCACCACGCCACCTCCGGCGACCTCGATCGTCGTGGAGACGGCGACATCTGGACCATGACTGTGAAAGAGTACCAAGCCGCCACCCCACGCTGGAAGTTCTTCTACCGCTTCGCACGGAATCCCTTCGTGCTCTTCATCCTCGCCCCGCTGGCCATCTTCCTCGTTTATCAGCGCTTTCCATCCCCCCGTGCCAAAGGGAAAGACCGCACCTCCGTCATGCGGATGAATATCGCCCTCGCCCTCATGGTTGCTGGCATGTGCTGGCTCTGTGGTTGGCAGAATTACCTCCTCATGCAGATCCCGGTCACGCTGTTTGCAGGCATGGCTGGTATCTGGATGTTCTACGTGCAGCACCAGTATGAAGACGTGTACTGGGAGCACCGTGAAAACTGGGACTACACCACCGCCGCGCTCGAAGGCAGCTCCTTCTACAAGCTCCCGCGCATCTTCCAGTGGTTCACCGGCAACATCGGCTTCCACCACATCCACCACCTCGGCTCCAAAATCCCAAACTATTACCTGGAGCGCTGTCACTACAGCCACCCCATGTTTTACACAGTGAAGCCCCTCACCTTCCTCGAAAGCCTGAAGTGCATGAAACTCCGCCTCTGGGACGAAGACCGCCGCAAGCTCATCGGCTGGAAAGAGTACAATGAAGTGTATGGCAAGAAGGCTGCGGCTTAA
- a CDS encoding DUF3800 domain-containing protein — MSISPDTFSDYLVFVDESGDHGMATINPDFPLFALAFCVFLKAAYVHEVTPAVRELKVKNFGHDLVILHEHDIRKKAGAFSMMSKEPREAFLHQLTQIIDAAEFTLVVVVIDKRELHLTDVSSTNPYHLALLFGLERVYRLLSERGQGTQTTHFIVEARGKREDTELELEFRRICEGDNGLAKQLPFKLVMADKRTNSEGLQIADMVARPVALSVLRPDQPNRAMTILQHKFWQGSDGQVAGNGLKCFPEKNERPPGSPSGLSPNG; from the coding sequence ATGAGCATTTCGCCCGACACCTTCAGTGATTACCTCGTCTTTGTGGACGAGAGCGGAGATCATGGCATGGCCACGATAAATCCTGACTTCCCGCTCTTCGCACTGGCGTTCTGCGTGTTTCTAAAGGCTGCCTATGTGCATGAGGTAACACCTGCCGTGCGAGAGTTGAAGGTGAAAAACTTCGGCCATGACCTTGTGATTTTGCACGAGCACGACATCCGCAAAAAGGCGGGTGCGTTTTCCATGATGAGCAAGGAGCCGCGCGAGGCTTTTCTCCATCAGTTGACTCAAATCATTGATGCGGCCGAATTCACCCTCGTGGTCGTGGTGATCGACAAACGAGAACTGCATCTCACCGATGTCTCATCGACCAATCCCTACCATCTGGCGCTGCTGTTTGGACTTGAGCGTGTTTACCGCCTTCTTTCGGAGCGCGGCCAGGGCACTCAGACCACCCACTTCATCGTCGAGGCACGCGGCAAACGCGAAGACACCGAACTGGAACTCGAGTTTCGCCGCATCTGCGAAGGCGACAACGGTCTCGCCAAGCAATTGCCCTTCAAGCTTGTGATGGCTGACAAGCGCACGAACTCGGAAGGCCTTCAGATCGCTGACATGGTGGCGCGGCCCGTCGCCTTGTCCGTCCTGCGCCCAGATCAGCCCAATCGCGCCATGACCATCCTACAGCACAAGTTTTGGCAAGGCTCCGATGGTCAGGTGGCAGGCAACGGCTTGAAGTGTTTCCCCGAGAAAAACGAAAGGCCACCGGGTAGTCCCAGTGGCCTTTCACCGAACGGGTAG
- a CDS encoding DEAD/DEAH box helicase, producing MLAPTITPEGILTLEGSAESAAERKILAAHSLLCVLAGDLQTMELAPPFRWLREWGMRFFTRLCQTKDVSLVSVPSLDERAAFLTTVPPMIGAEYASPEVLERWWSELGHYISESATHGIEAWLREECPAWHVVGRVSFHLAENKADTQRPFAFLATFTEKLSATGQPQHLPLARALQLYAGQKDQTALNALLEPVRLAAEKSKLLREWLESKRLFQPMAMSPQEAYRVLRETAVFQESGIIMKLPDWWKSGKTTRPAVQVTIDAPKKSALHAHSMLSFKIEQSLDGEPLTEAEWEKLLSAETGLVSLRGKWVEVDGEQLQQVMEHWRRVQNAAGDGGIGFLDGMRLLAGFGGAKTAAEAESLEIVPEWSSVIAGKKLAEVLQNLREPAEADPPENLCATLRPYQRKGYAWLKFMTQTGLGACLADDMGLGKTIQIITLLLARQRQAPAPALLIVPASLVGNWKAEIARFAPDLRLFIAHPSAQERDVFDLVSQHPAEVLRGYDVMLTTYQFLQKTESWLTHTWSLVILDEAQAIKNSGSGAAKAVKKLQAPARIALTGTPVENRPGDLWSLFDFLNPGLLGGSTAFADVIKRCAKSADGYAPLRRLVRPYILRRMKTDRSIITDLPDKIELKAYCGLTKRQATIYAKLVDQLAKMLNDKEMEPIKRQGLVLGFLLKFKQVCNHPSHWNGDGAWNPADSGKFARLAEICAELAEKRERALIFTQFQETCDPLARFLTTVFGREGLILHGATPVAKRAQLVESFQSPGGPPFMVISVKAGGTGLNLTAASHVIHFDRWWNPAVENQATDRAFRIGQKRNVMVHKFVCQGTIEQRIDALIDEKMSLAQDLIGDGAGAEKMLTDMSGEELLAFVKLDVSAVEA from the coding sequence ATGCTCGCTCCCACCATCACTCCCGAAGGCATTTTGACACTCGAAGGCAGTGCGGAGTCCGCCGCAGAGAGGAAGATCCTCGCTGCGCATTCACTGCTCTGCGTGCTGGCGGGGGATTTGCAGACGATGGAGCTCGCGCCTCCCTTTCGATGGCTGCGGGAGTGGGGGATGCGTTTTTTCACCCGTCTTTGCCAAACCAAAGACGTGTCCCTCGTCTCGGTGCCATCGCTGGATGAGCGGGCCGCTTTTTTGACCACCGTGCCGCCCATGATCGGTGCGGAATATGCCTCGCCCGAAGTGCTGGAGCGATGGTGGAGCGAGCTCGGCCACTACATCTCCGAATCCGCCACACATGGCATCGAGGCATGGTTGCGCGAGGAATGCCCCGCCTGGCATGTCGTCGGCCGCGTGAGCTTTCACCTCGCGGAGAATAAAGCGGACACGCAGAGGCCCTTCGCCTTCCTCGCCACCTTCACAGAAAAACTCAGCGCCACCGGCCAGCCGCAGCACCTACCACTCGCACGGGCGCTCCAGCTTTACGCCGGGCAGAAAGACCAAACCGCCCTCAATGCCCTACTGGAGCCCGTGCGGCTCGCTGCGGAGAAATCCAAGCTCCTACGCGAGTGGCTGGAGTCGAAGCGACTCTTTCAGCCCATGGCCATGTCACCGCAGGAGGCCTACCGCGTGCTGCGTGAGACAGCGGTCTTTCAGGAAAGCGGCATCATCATGAAGCTGCCAGACTGGTGGAAGTCCGGTAAGACCACACGGCCCGCTGTGCAGGTCACCATCGATGCACCGAAGAAATCTGCGCTCCATGCGCACTCGATGCTCAGCTTTAAAATCGAGCAGAGCCTCGATGGCGAGCCGCTCACGGAAGCCGAGTGGGAAAAGCTGCTCAGTGCCGAAACCGGCCTCGTCTCCCTGCGTGGAAAGTGGGTGGAAGTCGATGGAGAGCAGCTCCAGCAAGTCATGGAGCACTGGCGCAGAGTGCAAAATGCCGCTGGAGACGGCGGAATCGGTTTCCTAGACGGCATGCGGCTCCTCGCAGGCTTTGGCGGTGCCAAAACGGCTGCAGAGGCCGAATCGCTCGAAATCGTGCCCGAGTGGAGCAGCGTCATCGCAGGCAAAAAACTCGCCGAAGTACTCCAAAACCTGCGCGAGCCCGCAGAGGCCGATCCGCCCGAAAATCTCTGCGCCACCCTGCGGCCCTATCAGCGCAAAGGATACGCCTGGTTGAAATTCATGACGCAAACCGGCCTCGGAGCCTGTTTGGCCGATGACATGGGCCTGGGCAAAACCATCCAAATCATCACCCTACTCCTCGCTCGGCAAAGACAGGCCCCCGCACCCGCTCTCCTCATCGTCCCCGCATCCCTCGTCGGCAACTGGAAGGCCGAAATCGCCCGATTCGCCCCCGACCTCCGCCTTTTCATCGCCCATCCATCCGCGCAGGAGCGTGATGTCTTTGATCTGGTTTCCCAGCACCCGGCGGAAGTGCTGCGCGGCTATGATGTCATGCTCACCACCTATCAATTCCTGCAAAAGACCGAATCCTGGCTCACACACACCTGGAGCCTCGTCATCCTCGATGAAGCCCAAGCCATCAAAAACAGCGGCAGCGGAGCCGCCAAGGCCGTCAAAAAGCTCCAAGCACCCGCACGCATCGCATTGACCGGCACACCGGTGGAAAACCGGCCCGGTGATCTCTGGAGCCTCTTTGACTTCCTCAATCCCGGCCTACTCGGAGGCTCCACCGCCTTTGCAGATGTGATCAAGCGCTGCGCCAAGTCCGCAGATGGATACGCCCCTCTGCGGCGCCTCGTACGGCCCTACATCCTCCGCCGCATGAAGACAGACCGCAGCATCATCACCGACCTGCCGGATAAAATCGAGCTCAAAGCCTACTGCGGCCTCACCAAGCGCCAGGCCACCATTTACGCCAAGCTCGTCGATCAACTCGCCAAAATGCTCAATGACAAAGAGATGGAGCCCATCAAGCGCCAGGGCCTCGTCCTCGGCTTCCTGCTCAAATTTAAGCAAGTGTGCAATCACCCCAGCCACTGGAATGGCGACGGCGCATGGAATCCAGCCGATAGCGGTAAATTCGCCCGCCTCGCAGAGATTTGTGCCGAGCTGGCAGAGAAACGCGAGCGAGCCCTCATCTTCACCCAGTTCCAAGAGACCTGCGATCCGCTCGCTCGCTTCCTCACCACCGTTTTTGGCCGTGAGGGACTCATTTTGCATGGAGCCACCCCTGTGGCCAAGCGGGCGCAGCTCGTCGAGTCCTTTCAGTCACCCGGTGGGCCGCCCTTCATGGTCATCAGCGTCAAAGCAGGCGGCACCGGCCTCAATCTCACCGCCGCCAGTCACGTCATCCACTTTGACCGCTGGTGGAATCCCGCCGTCGAAAACCAGGCCACCGACCGCGCCTTCCGCATCGGCCAGAAGCGCAACGTCATGGTGCACAAATTTGTCTGCCAAGGCACCATCGAGCAGCGCATCGACGCCCTCATCGACGAGAAAATGAGCCTCGCCCAGGACCTCATCGGAGATGGCGCAGGCGCAGAGAAAATGCTCACCGACATGAGTGGCGAGGAATTGCTCGCCTTCGTCAAGCTAGACGTCAGCGCCGTCGAGGCCTGA
- a CDS encoding DUF1501 domain-containing protein, giving the protein MAAHNHGHAFTFMNPRVRDGVVVHGRRSVLKTSLAGLGALTLPGLMKLRAEGKATKSGKSVILLWMTGGPSHIDTWDPKPDRPIENRGPFKTIKTKLPGVRICEFLPKQAAMLDQFTLIRSVDCRFSNHEPNMVMQTANLTNEPRTNPKAKYFPSFGSIVAKHHGANHPAMPPYVVLNMKSRSHVAWGGYLGTQYDPFDGNNAAKLFQLPAGLSMDRLQARQTLSKQMDGLRAEIDASGMMGAMDAFGQKAFDIVAGGRAQEAFDLSLEPKKVRDRYGEHDWAKQALLARRLVERGSSFVTIDLSNHGASGTWDNHGDNIPPYGGIWNGLRPLLPVFDHVITTLVGDLRERGLLDDTLVIAMGEFGRTPNLGTQGSTDGRNHWPVVMSMSLAGGGFRHGQVIGASTKDGAEIAERPVTPSDLAATIYHHMGVPLDATYTDHQGRPNFIVDSGRPISELL; this is encoded by the coding sequence ATGGCCGCTCATAATCACGGACATGCTTTCACCTTCATGAATCCGCGAGTGCGGGATGGGGTCGTCGTGCATGGACGGCGTTCTGTATTGAAGACCAGCCTCGCGGGGCTGGGTGCGCTGACGCTGCCAGGGCTGATGAAACTGCGGGCAGAAGGGAAGGCAACGAAGAGCGGCAAATCGGTCATTTTGCTCTGGATGACCGGAGGGCCATCCCACATCGACACCTGGGACCCAAAGCCGGACCGACCCATCGAGAACCGTGGGCCGTTCAAGACGATCAAAACCAAGCTGCCGGGTGTGCGCATCTGCGAGTTCCTCCCGAAGCAGGCGGCGATGCTGGATCAGTTCACCCTCATTCGCTCGGTGGATTGCCGTTTCAGCAATCATGAGCCGAACATGGTCATGCAGACGGCAAATCTGACCAATGAGCCGCGCACAAACCCGAAAGCGAAGTATTTCCCCTCCTTTGGCAGCATCGTGGCGAAGCATCATGGCGCGAACCATCCTGCCATGCCGCCCTATGTGGTGCTGAACATGAAATCCCGCTCGCATGTGGCCTGGGGCGGCTACCTCGGCACGCAGTACGATCCATTTGATGGCAACAATGCGGCGAAGCTCTTTCAGTTGCCCGCTGGTCTCAGCATGGACCGGCTGCAAGCCCGCCAGACACTGAGCAAGCAGATGGACGGCCTCCGCGCAGAAATCGACGCGAGCGGCATGATGGGCGCGATGGATGCTTTCGGCCAAAAAGCCTTCGACATCGTCGCGGGTGGTCGTGCCCAGGAGGCCTTTGATTTGAGCCTGGAGCCGAAAAAAGTGCGTGACCGCTACGGTGAGCACGACTGGGCCAAACAAGCCTTGCTAGCACGGCGCCTCGTGGAGCGTGGCTCATCCTTTGTGACCATCGATCTCAGCAATCACGGTGCATCTGGCACCTGGGACAATCATGGCGACAACATCCCTCCCTACGGTGGCATCTGGAATGGTCTGCGCCCGCTGCTGCCGGTCTTTGATCACGTCATTACCACGCTGGTGGGGGATTTACGCGAGCGCGGCTTGTTGGATGACACGCTCGTCATTGCGATGGGTGAATTTGGTCGCACGCCGAATCTCGGCACTCAGGGCAGCACTGACGGGCGCAATCACTGGCCCGTGGTGATGAGCATGAGCCTCGCTGGCGGTGGCTTCCGCCACGGGCAGGTCATCGGAGCGAGCACAAAGGACGGCGCAGAGATCGCCGAGCGTCCAGTGACTCCGAGTGATCTCGCTGCGACGATCTACCACCACATGGGCGTGCCACTGGACGCGACTTATACGGATCACCAGGGTAGGCCGAACTTCATCGTGGACAGCGGCCGACCGATTTCGGAGCTGCTGTGA
- a CDS encoding alpha/beta hydrolase, which yields MRAMKRLLSACAVMIAVSASALEVKKAIPYADDGHARHVLDVYAPDGAKALPVVFWIHGGGWQAGDKSDVATKPKWFAEHGFVFVSTNYRLLPEVDMGTLIRDCAKSFAWVQKHISQYGGDPHRVLVGGHSAGAQLAAILCTDHRYVKEAGADFSALIGCVPVDGNTYDIPAIIEMAETRSRVHGLPLPSFGHRKKFGNDPALHKDFSAVTHIAKGKGIPPFLTLHVSSHPDTTAQALRLTNALKAAAVDARSFGAKNTNHSKLNDDLGLDGDPATKELEAFLARILKK from the coding sequence ATGCGGGCTATGAAACGCCTCCTCTCCGCCTGTGCCGTCATGATCGCTGTGAGTGCCTCTGCTCTGGAGGTGAAAAAGGCTATCCCGTATGCCGATGATGGGCATGCACGGCATGTGCTCGATGTGTATGCGCCGGATGGTGCCAAGGCGCTGCCGGTGGTGTTTTGGATTCATGGCGGCGGCTGGCAGGCGGGTGATAAATCAGATGTCGCCACCAAGCCGAAGTGGTTCGCAGAGCATGGTTTTGTGTTTGTCTCGACGAATTACCGACTGCTGCCAGAGGTGGATATGGGCACGCTCATCCGTGATTGTGCGAAGTCCTTCGCCTGGGTGCAAAAACACATTTCACAGTATGGCGGTGATCCACACCGCGTGCTGGTCGGTGGACATAGCGCTGGGGCACAGCTCGCGGCCATCCTGTGCACGGATCATCGCTATGTGAAGGAGGCTGGTGCAGATTTCTCGGCTCTCATCGGCTGTGTGCCGGTGGATGGTAATACGTATGATATTCCGGCGATCATCGAGATGGCAGAGACGCGGAGCCGTGTTCATGGACTGCCTTTACCGAGCTTCGGACACCGGAAGAAGTTCGGCAATGATCCAGCGCTGCACAAAGACTTCAGTGCCGTGACTCACATCGCGAAAGGGAAGGGGATACCGCCCTTTTTGACGCTGCATGTTTCCTCACACCCAGATACGACGGCCCAGGCACTGAGACTGACGAATGCGCTGAAGGCGGCAGCGGTCGATGCGCGGTCTTTTGGTGCCAAAAACACCAACCACAGCAAGCTCAACGATGATCTCGGGCTGGATGGCGATCCTGCGACAAAGGAGCTGGAGGCATTCCTCGCAAGGATTCTAAAGAAGTGA
- a CDS encoding alpha/beta fold hydrolase, with the protein MRRLLLRILLSQLLLVVLVHCASRTEAPPLPLGVKKAHTQLDLAGHRVSVTLYRPAKDDNAPLVVVAHGFTRSKRYMAGWGGHLAGEGFFVAVPTQPAFADHALNGRVLAALVEKYRDKRRVALMGFSMGGFTTLLATTHTPVDAWVGLDPVDMNGQGKAAAAKLKAPSALLLAEPGPWNKQSNAQAIADAIPGEKEVLLIPGATDLDAEWPTDLLGQLACGFVDEKRQQQFREKATEFLKATLLK; encoded by the coding sequence ATGCGCCGCTTACTCCTCCGAATCCTCCTTTCCCAACTTTTGCTGGTTGTTTTGGTCCATTGTGCCAGCCGCACCGAGGCCCCGCCGCTCCCACTCGGCGTGAAAAAAGCGCACACCCAGCTCGACCTCGCAGGCCACCGCGTCTCCGTGACCCTCTACCGGCCAGCGAAGGACGACAACGCCCCGCTCGTCGTCGTCGCACACGGCTTTACACGCTCCAAACGCTACATGGCCGGTTGGGGCGGTCATTTGGCCGGGGAGGGCTTTTTCGTCGCCGTGCCCACGCAACCCGCTTTCGCCGATCATGCGCTCAATGGCCGCGTTTTGGCCGCTTTGGTCGAAAAATACCGCGACAAGCGCCGCGTAGCCCTCATGGGCTTTTCGATGGGCGGTTTCACCACCCTGCTCGCCACCACCCACACGCCCGTGGATGCCTGGGTCGGCCTCGATCCCGTCGATATGAACGGCCAAGGCAAAGCCGCCGCAGCTAAGCTGAAAGCCCCCTCCGCCCTCCTCCTCGCCGAACCCGGCCCCTGGAACAAGCAAAGCAACGCCCAAGCCATCGCCGACGCCATTCCCGGCGAAAAAGAGGTCCTCCTCATCCCCGGTGCCACCGACCTCGACGCCGAATGGCCCACCGACCTCCTCGGCCAGCTCGCCTGCGGTTTCGTCGATGAAAAGCGCCAGCAGCAGTTTCGGGAGAAAGCAACGGAGTTTCTCAAAGCCACGCTTCTGAAGTGA